In Streptomyces sp. NBC_00414, a single window of DNA contains:
- a CDS encoding hemolysin family protein: MTAVQLLIGLATLVVNAFFVAAEFALISVRRSQIEPYAEAGDRRARGVIWGLEHVSALMAAAQLGITLCTLVLGVVAEPAIAHLLEPVFHAVGLSTGTGHAISFVIALTVATYLHMLLGEMVPKNIALAEPVRTALLLGPPLVALSRGLRPVIFTVNAFANGLLKLLRVEVHDEVSATFSDTELARLVKDSSEAGLIDDRAQERLHDALELGRRPVRDVVLPLENVVHARVGVTPEQLEALSAESGFSRFPVVDEGLRIVGYLHVKDALDAMPRDLPFQVRDMRSIARVRESTPLDDVLTAMRRGRTHLAAVLGADGRLAGMVTMEDVLRELFGQPA; the protein is encoded by the coding sequence ATGACAGCCGTACAACTGCTGATCGGGCTGGCGACCCTGGTCGTGAACGCCTTCTTCGTGGCGGCCGAGTTCGCGCTGATCTCCGTACGCCGCAGCCAGATCGAGCCTTACGCGGAGGCGGGAGACCGCCGGGCGCGCGGGGTGATCTGGGGTCTTGAGCACGTGTCCGCGCTGATGGCCGCCGCACAGCTCGGCATCACGCTGTGCACGCTGGTCCTGGGTGTGGTCGCCGAACCCGCGATCGCGCATCTGCTGGAGCCGGTCTTCCACGCGGTGGGTCTGTCGACCGGCACGGGTCACGCGATCTCGTTCGTGATCGCGCTCACCGTGGCCACGTATCTGCACATGCTGCTCGGCGAGATGGTGCCGAAGAACATCGCGCTCGCCGAACCGGTACGGACGGCGCTGCTGCTCGGGCCGCCGCTGGTCGCCCTGTCGCGGGGGCTGCGGCCGGTGATCTTCACGGTCAACGCGTTCGCCAACGGGCTGCTGAAGCTGTTGCGTGTCGAGGTCCACGACGAGGTGTCCGCGACCTTCTCCGACACGGAGCTGGCCCGTCTGGTGAAGGATTCCAGCGAGGCGGGACTGATCGACGACCGCGCCCAGGAGCGTCTGCACGACGCCCTGGAGCTGGGCCGGCGACCGGTGCGGGACGTGGTGCTGCCGCTGGAGAACGTCGTCCACGCGCGCGTGGGCGTCACCCCCGAGCAGCTGGAGGCCCTGTCCGCCGAGTCCGGGTTCTCCCGCTTCCCCGTCGTGGACGAGGGACTGCGCATCGTCGGCTACCTCCACGTGAAGGACGCCCTGGACGCGATGCCGCGTGACCTGCCGTTCCAGGTGCGGGACATGCGGTCCATCGCCCGGGTCCGGGAGAGCACGCCGCTCGACGACGTACTGACCGCGATGCGGCGCGGCCGTACGCATCTGGCGGCGGTGCTCGGCGCGGACGGGCGGCTGGCCGGGATGGTGACGATGGAGGACGTGCTGCGGGAACTGTTCGGCCAGCCGGCCTGA
- a CDS encoding fic family toxin-antitoxin system, toxin component, which yields MVAEHKTPGDPQVVDWGALVAAVGRHEAEIFGVPVYDSPHARAAALLQVLLHVPALERSNAMFAMAVAYAYLVASGLKVVTSPEQVRDLARLVKTGDATVQDIAHELRQWTL from the coding sequence ATGGTCGCCGAGCACAAGACGCCGGGGGACCCGCAGGTCGTCGACTGGGGTGCCCTCGTCGCCGCGGTGGGCCGGCACGAGGCCGAGATCTTCGGCGTCCCCGTGTACGACAGCCCGCACGCCCGCGCCGCCGCACTGCTCCAGGTCCTGCTGCACGTCCCGGCGCTCGAACGCTCGAACGCCATGTTCGCGATGGCCGTCGCGTACGCCTACCTCGTGGCCAGCGGCCTGAAGGTCGTCACCTCGCCCGAGCAGGTCCGCGACCTGGCCAGACTGGTCAAGACGGGCGATGCGACGGTGCAGGACATCGCGCACGAGCTGCGCCAGTGGACGCTGTGA
- a CDS encoding class I SAM-dependent methyltransferase, with protein sequence MRPRGSRTAPTGTLSATPVHHPLFARFYARLSVAAEPTIGVHRDELLAGLSGRIIEIGAGNGLNFAHYPSTVSEVVAIEPERRLRQLAVTAALRSDVPVDVVPGVAEALPVKSEAFDGAVVSLVLCSVRDLPRALAEIHRVLRPGGELRFFEHGSGGGRAMTAGQRILDRTVWPLLFGGCHVGRDPVGAIRDAGYELGPYRRLLVPEKGPRTPSSYCVLGTARRPSASGSPELPSS encoded by the coding sequence ATGCGACCGCGCGGCTCCAGAACCGCCCCGACCGGCACGCTGTCCGCGACTCCGGTGCACCACCCGCTGTTCGCCCGCTTCTACGCCCGGCTCAGCGTGGCCGCCGAGCCGACGATCGGCGTCCACCGCGACGAACTGCTCGCCGGGCTCTCCGGCCGGATCATCGAGATCGGCGCGGGCAACGGACTGAACTTCGCCCACTATCCGAGCACGGTCTCGGAGGTCGTCGCGATCGAACCCGAGCGCCGGCTACGGCAGTTGGCCGTGACCGCCGCGCTGCGTTCCGACGTGCCGGTCGACGTGGTGCCGGGGGTCGCGGAGGCCCTGCCGGTCAAGAGCGAGGCGTTCGACGGAGCCGTCGTGTCACTGGTGCTGTGCAGCGTACGGGACCTGCCGCGGGCCCTCGCCGAGATCCACCGCGTGCTGCGTCCGGGCGGTGAGCTGCGCTTCTTCGAGCACGGCAGCGGCGGCGGGCGGGCGATGACGGCCGGACAGCGCATCCTCGACCGCACGGTGTGGCCCCTGCTGTTCGGCGGCTGCCACGTGGGCCGGGACCCGGTCGGCGCGATCCGGGACGCGGGGTACGAACTCGGCCCCTACCGGCGGTTGTTGGTGCCCGAGAAGGGACCGCGGACGCCTAGTTCGTACTGTGTGCTGGGCACCGCGCGCCGGCCGTCGGCCTCCGGAAGTCCTGAGCTCCCGAGTTCCTGA
- a CDS encoding GNAT family N-acetyltransferase encodes MSDLQIRAAGPGDLDTVLAFWRTAAEGTSISDDRDGVERLIGTDPEALILAERDGELVGTVIAGFDGWRCHLYRLAVDPARRRQGIGSALLTAAEERFVRLGGRRGDAMVLARNETAHHAWRAAGYAPEEHWRRWVKPLVE; translated from the coding sequence ATGAGTGATCTTCAGATACGGGCCGCCGGACCCGGCGACCTCGACACCGTCCTCGCGTTCTGGAGGACCGCCGCCGAGGGCACCAGCATCAGCGACGACCGGGACGGCGTGGAGCGGCTGATCGGCACGGACCCCGAGGCGCTGATCCTCGCCGAGCGGGACGGGGAGCTCGTGGGCACGGTCATCGCCGGCTTCGACGGCTGGCGCTGCCATCTGTACCGGCTCGCGGTGGACCCGGCCCGGCGCCGCCAGGGCATCGGCTCGGCCCTCCTGACCGCCGCCGAGGAACGCTTCGTACGGCTCGGCGGGCGCCGCGGGGACGCGATGGTGCTGGCGCGCAACGAAACCGCGCACCATGCCTGGCGCGCTGCGGGGTACGCGCCGGAAGAGCACTGGCGGCGTTGGGTCAAGCCGCTGGTCGAGTGA
- a CDS encoding ABC transporter permease, protein MLKATLRSFLAHKGRLLLSALAVVLSVAFVAGSLIFSDTVSRTFDRLFASTSADVTVSPKEDLESQIPSGAVETVPTTLLDRIAKVDGVALARPDVSVENVTVVDKDNESVGPTTGAPTIAADWYVTDRSPVELTSGHAPRGPGEALLDADTADEKHVDIGDPLTVIAQPGSFKVQVVGIATFKTTNPGAALVFLDPAVAPEKLLGRGGVATSIQVDADQGVTDAQLKRRIATELGSGRYELETADEQAESAASQLGGFLDVIKYVMLGFAGIAVLVGVFLIVNTFSMLIAQRTRELGLLRALGADRRQVRRSVLTEAILLGLVGSTLGLAAGIGLAFGLIKLMGVFGMNLKTTEMVIGWGTPVAAYVVGVGVTFVAAYLPARRAATVSPMAALADAEIAGVGRPLRVRAVVGSIVGALGAAALVGCVTATETSSAASLLGLGVVLTLIATVIAGPLLVRPVIRVLGGFFPALFGSVGRMSQRNALRNPRRTGATAAALMVGLALVGGMSVASASMTKSFDEQIDKTLGADFVVQNANFMPFPQEITEKVEATEGAGLVVRQRFAPVAVRLPDGDRVETTAAGYDPDLDEVARITYAEGNTAAALADGSIAMDAGFAEDHGVRLGSTIPVEFPAGRKTELKVAALTDQDAAEGFGTQGGLFLGFATVEKFVPGGQDSALYVNAASGASDKTLRASLDKTLDPYPQVQVRDLADYKKLIHDQIAVLLYLVYALLGLAIVIAVLGVVNTLALSVVERTREIGLLRAIGLARRQLRRMIRLESVVIAVFGAVLGLALGLVWGVCVQQVLALQGMTAFAIPWTTLVAVVVGSAVVGIVAALLPALRASRMNVLAAIAHE, encoded by the coding sequence GTGCTGAAGGCGACACTCCGGAGTTTCCTCGCTCACAAGGGCCGGCTGCTGCTCTCGGCGCTGGCCGTCGTCCTGTCCGTGGCGTTCGTCGCGGGCAGCCTGATCTTCTCGGACACGGTCAGCCGGACCTTCGACCGGCTCTTCGCGTCCACCTCGGCCGACGTCACCGTGAGCCCGAAGGAGGATCTGGAGTCGCAGATCCCCTCCGGGGCCGTCGAGACGGTGCCCACGACCCTCCTGGACCGCATCGCGAAGGTCGACGGGGTCGCCCTCGCCCGGCCGGACGTGTCCGTCGAGAACGTCACCGTCGTCGACAAGGACAACGAGTCGGTGGGCCCGACCACGGGCGCGCCCACCATCGCCGCCGACTGGTACGTCACCGACCGCAGCCCCGTGGAGCTGACCTCGGGGCACGCCCCGCGCGGGCCCGGCGAGGCGCTCCTCGACGCGGACACGGCCGACGAGAAGCACGTGGACATCGGTGATCCGCTGACCGTGATCGCGCAGCCCGGCTCGTTCAAGGTGCAGGTCGTCGGCATCGCGACCTTCAAGACCACCAACCCGGGCGCCGCACTCGTCTTCCTCGACCCGGCCGTCGCACCGGAAAAGCTGCTGGGCCGGGGCGGGGTCGCCACCAGCATCCAGGTGGACGCGGACCAGGGAGTGACCGACGCGCAGCTCAAGCGGCGCATCGCCACCGAACTCGGCTCGGGCAGGTACGAGTTGGAGACCGCCGACGAGCAGGCCGAGTCGGCCGCGTCCCAACTCGGCGGATTCCTCGACGTGATCAAGTACGTGATGCTCGGCTTCGCGGGCATCGCGGTGCTGGTCGGGGTCTTCCTGATCGTCAACACCTTCTCCATGCTGATCGCCCAACGCACGCGCGAGCTGGGCCTGTTGCGCGCGCTCGGCGCCGACCGGCGGCAGGTGCGCAGGTCCGTGCTCACGGAGGCGATACTGCTGGGCCTGGTGGGCTCGACGCTCGGCCTGGCCGCGGGCATCGGGCTCGCGTTCGGCCTGATCAAGCTCATGGGCGTCTTCGGGATGAACCTGAAGACCACCGAGATGGTCATCGGGTGGGGAACGCCCGTCGCGGCGTACGTCGTCGGGGTGGGCGTCACCTTCGTCGCGGCGTACCTGCCGGCCCGCCGGGCCGCCACGGTGTCACCGATGGCCGCGCTGGCCGACGCCGAGATCGCCGGTGTGGGGCGGCCGTTGCGGGTCCGGGCCGTCGTCGGGTCGATCGTCGGCGCGCTGGGCGCCGCCGCGCTCGTGGGCTGCGTGACGGCTACGGAGACCTCGTCCGCCGCGTCGCTGCTGGGTCTCGGTGTCGTCCTCACCCTCATCGCGACGGTGATCGCCGGGCCGTTGCTCGTCCGTCCCGTGATCCGTGTCCTGGGCGGATTCTTCCCCGCCCTGTTCGGCTCGGTCGGCCGGATGAGCCAGCGCAACGCGCTGCGCAACCCGCGTCGCACGGGCGCCACCGCGGCCGCCCTGATGGTGGGCCTCGCCCTGGTGGGCGGCATGTCCGTGGCGAGCGCGTCCATGACCAAGTCCTTCGACGAGCAGATCGACAAGACGCTGGGCGCCGACTTCGTGGTGCAGAACGCCAACTTCATGCCGTTCCCGCAGGAGATCACCGAGAAGGTCGAGGCCACCGAGGGCGCCGGGCTCGTCGTACGGCAGCGGTTCGCGCCGGTCGCCGTCCGGCTGCCGGACGGCGACCGCGTCGAGACGACCGCGGCGGGCTACGACCCGGATCTCGACGAGGTCGCCCGCATCACCTACGCCGAGGGGAACACGGCCGCCGCGCTCGCGGACGGCAGCATCGCCATGGACGCCGGCTTCGCCGAGGACCACGGCGTGCGGCTCGGCAGCACGATCCCCGTCGAGTTCCCCGCCGGGCGCAAGACCGAGCTGAAGGTCGCGGCGCTGACCGACCAGGACGCCGCGGAGGGCTTCGGAACGCAGGGCGGGCTGTTCCTCGGCTTCGCGACCGTCGAGAAGTTCGTGCCGGGCGGCCAGGACTCCGCGCTGTACGTGAACGCGGCCTCGGGCGCCTCCGACAAGACCCTGCGCGCCAGCCTCGACAAGACACTCGACCCCTATCCCCAGGTGCAGGTGCGCGACCTGGCCGACTACAAGAAACTGATCCACGATCAGATCGCCGTGCTGCTCTACCTGGTGTACGCCCTGCTGGGGCTCGCGATCGTCATCGCGGTGCTCGGCGTGGTCAACACCCTCGCCCTGTCGGTCGTGGAGCGCACCCGTGAGATCGGGCTGCTGCGCGCGATCGGGCTCGCCCGGCGGCAGTTGCGCCGGATGATCAGGCTGGAGTCGGTGGTGATCGCCGTGTTCGGCGCGGTCCTCGGGCTGGCGCTCGGGCTCGTGTGGGGCGTGTGCGTGCAGCAGGTCCTCGCCCTGCAGGGGATGACGGCGTTCGCGATCCCGTGGACCACGCTCGTCGCGGTCGTCGTGGGATCGGCGGTCGTGGGCATCGTGGCGGCCCTGCTGCCGGCCCTGCGCGCGTCCCGCATGAACGTACTGGCCGCCATCGCACACGAGTGA
- the mug gene encoding G/U mismatch-specific DNA glycosylase: protein MTRFTPAELEAARDRLVPDVAADGLQVLFCGINPGLMTAATGHHFARPGNRFWPVLHLSGFTPRQLKPSEQDELLSYGLGITNVVARASARADELSADEYREGGRLLAAKVARLRPRWLAVVGVTAYRAAFDDRKAVIGPQERTFGSTRVWVLPNPSGLNAHWTAATMAEEFARLRKTARTSRS from the coding sequence CTGACGCGGTTCACCCCCGCCGAACTGGAGGCCGCCCGCGACCGGCTCGTACCGGATGTCGCCGCGGACGGTCTCCAGGTGCTGTTCTGCGGTATCAACCCGGGATTGATGACCGCCGCGACGGGCCACCATTTCGCCCGCCCCGGCAACCGCTTCTGGCCGGTCCTGCACCTGTCCGGCTTCACCCCGCGGCAGCTGAAGCCCTCGGAACAGGACGAGTTGCTCTCGTACGGGCTCGGCATCACCAATGTGGTGGCGCGGGCGAGCGCCCGGGCCGACGAGCTGAGCGCGGACGAGTACCGGGAGGGCGGGCGGCTGCTCGCCGCCAAGGTGGCGCGGCTGCGGCCCCGCTGGCTCGCGGTGGTGGGCGTGACCGCCTACCGGGCCGCCTTCGACGACCGCAAGGCCGTGATCGGGCCGCAGGAACGGACGTTCGGCTCCACGCGCGTGTGGGTCCTGCCCAACCCCAGCGGCCTGAACGCACACTGGACGGCGGCAACGATGGCAGAGGAGTTCGCCCGCCTACGCAAGACCGCGCGAACCTCGCGCTCCTAG
- a CDS encoding toxin-antitoxin system HicB family antitoxin, with the protein MAKTQLNVRVDEGTARAARERALARGMSVNRYIEELVRQDTGEAGHTFVEAAADFMKQYESVFAEEFGTDRGADRGRAADRGADREGRR; encoded by the coding sequence ATGGCTAAGACCCAGCTGAACGTGCGCGTGGACGAGGGCACCGCCCGGGCCGCGCGTGAACGCGCCCTGGCCCGCGGGATGAGTGTCAACCGCTACATCGAGGAACTGGTCAGACAGGACACCGGGGAAGCCGGCCACACCTTCGTGGAGGCCGCCGCCGACTTCATGAAGCAGTACGAGTCCGTCTTCGCCGAGGAGTTCGGCACGGACCGGGGTGCGGACCGAGGTCGGGCTGCGGACCGGGGCGCGGACCGGGAAGGCCGTCGCTGA
- the purB gene encoding adenylosuccinate lyase has protein sequence MTAPAKPRIPNVLAGRYASAELATLWSPEQKVRLERQLWLAVLRAQKDLGIEVPDAALADYERVLDQVDLASIAEREKVTRHDVKARIEEFNDLAGHEHVHKGMTSRDLTENVEQLQIRLSLELVRDRTVAVLARLGRLAGEYGELVVAGRSHNVAAQATTLGKRFATAADELLVAHGRVEELLAHYPLRGIKGPVGTAQDMLDLLGGDAAKLADLEQRIARHLGFSQAFTSVGQVYPRSLDYEVVTALVQLAAAPSSTAKTIRLMAGHELVTEGFKPGQVGSSAMPHKMNTRSCERVNGLMVILRGYASMTGELAGDQWNEGDVSCSVVRRVALPDAFFALDGLLETFLTVLDEFGAFPAVVARELDRYLPFLATTKVLMAAVRAGVGREVAHEAIKENAVASALAMREQGTERNELLDKLAADERIPLDRAQLDALMADKLSFTGAAADQVAAVVVRVEEILKQHPEAAGYTPGAIL, from the coding sequence GTGACTGCGCCCGCAAAGCCCCGTATCCCGAACGTCCTCGCCGGCCGCTACGCCTCGGCCGAGCTCGCCACCCTGTGGTCCCCCGAGCAGAAGGTGAGGCTGGAGCGTCAGCTCTGGCTCGCCGTGCTGCGGGCCCAGAAGGACCTCGGGATCGAGGTGCCCGACGCCGCGCTCGCCGACTACGAGCGGGTCCTGGACCAGGTCGACCTGGCCTCTATCGCCGAGCGGGAGAAGGTCACGCGGCACGACGTGAAGGCGCGGATCGAGGAGTTCAACGACCTCGCCGGGCACGAGCACGTCCACAAGGGCATGACGTCCCGCGACCTCACCGAGAACGTCGAGCAGCTGCAGATCCGGCTCTCCCTGGAGCTGGTGCGCGACCGCACCGTCGCCGTCCTCGCGCGCCTCGGCAGGCTCGCGGGCGAGTACGGCGAGCTGGTCGTCGCGGGCCGCTCGCACAACGTGGCGGCGCAGGCGACCACCCTCGGCAAGCGTTTCGCGACCGCCGCCGACGAGCTGCTCGTCGCGCACGGCCGGGTGGAGGAGCTGCTCGCCCACTATCCGCTGCGCGGCATCAAGGGCCCGGTGGGCACGGCCCAGGACATGCTCGACCTGCTGGGCGGGGACGCGGCGAAGCTCGCCGACCTGGAGCAGCGGATCGCCCGGCACCTCGGCTTCTCGCAGGCGTTCACCTCGGTGGGCCAGGTCTACCCGCGCTCGCTGGACTACGAGGTCGTGACCGCTCTGGTGCAGCTGGCCGCGGCTCCGTCCTCCACCGCCAAGACCATCCGGCTGATGGCAGGGCACGAGCTGGTGACCGAGGGCTTCAAGCCCGGCCAGGTCGGTTCCTCCGCGATGCCGCACAAGATGAACACCCGCTCCTGCGAGCGCGTCAACGGCCTGATGGTGATCCTGCGCGGCTACGCCTCGATGACGGGCGAGCTGGCGGGCGACCAGTGGAACGAGGGGGACGTGTCCTGCTCGGTGGTGCGCCGGGTCGCGCTGCCCGACGCGTTCTTCGCGCTGGACGGCCTGCTGGAGACCTTCCTCACCGTCCTCGACGAGTTCGGCGCCTTCCCGGCGGTCGTCGCGCGCGAGCTGGACCGCTACCTGCCGTTCCTCGCGACGACGAAGGTCCTCATGGCCGCGGTGCGCGCGGGTGTGGGCCGTGAGGTCGCGCACGAGGCCATCAAGGAGAACGCCGTCGCCTCCGCCCTCGCCATGCGTGAGCAGGGCACCGAGCGCAACGAGCTCCTCGACAAGCTGGCCGCGGACGAGCGCATCCCGCTCGACCGGGCGCAGTTGGACGCCCTGATGGCCGACAAGCTGTCCTTCACGGGGGCCGCCGCCGACCAGGTGGCCGCGGTCGTCGTCCGCGTCGAGGAGATCCTCAAGCAGCACCCGGAGGCAGCGGGTTACACGCCGGGGGCGATCCTCTGA
- a CDS encoding ABC transporter ATP-binding protein — protein MSTAAAEHALGRTGPEGTAARARGLTKAYGSGETAVLALDSVDVDIARGRFTAVMGPSGSGKSTLMHCLAGLDSVSAGQVWLGDTEITGLKERELTRLRRDRIGFMFQSFNLIPTLNAAENITLPMDIAGQKPDEKWLNQVIDQLGLRDRLKHRPAQLSGGQQQRVACARALASRPELIFADEPTGNLDSRAGLEVLGFLREAVDELGQTVVMVTHDPGAAGHADLVLFLGDGRIVDEMARPTADAVLERMKRFDTVRGTAETSEPPGTSEASGTSGASGASGIPEGDADPDRKSVPGQGIAPDRD, from the coding sequence TTGTCCACAGCAGCTGCGGAGCACGCCCTCGGGCGCACGGGCCCGGAGGGGACGGCGGCCCGTGCCCGGGGCCTCACGAAGGCGTACGGGTCGGGTGAGACGGCCGTGCTCGCCCTCGACTCGGTCGACGTGGACATCGCGCGTGGCCGTTTCACGGCGGTCATGGGTCCCTCGGGATCCGGCAAGTCCACCCTGATGCACTGTCTGGCGGGCCTCGACTCCGTGTCGGCCGGACAGGTATGGCTGGGCGACACGGAGATCACCGGGTTGAAGGAGCGCGAGCTGACCCGGCTGCGGCGGGACCGGATCGGCTTCATGTTCCAGTCGTTCAACCTGATACCGACCCTGAACGCGGCGGAGAACATCACGCTGCCCATGGACATCGCGGGCCAGAAGCCCGACGAGAAGTGGCTGAACCAGGTCATCGACCAGCTCGGGCTGCGCGACCGCCTCAAGCACCGGCCCGCGCAGCTCTCCGGCGGTCAGCAGCAGCGGGTGGCCTGCGCCCGGGCCCTCGCCTCGCGCCCCGAGCTGATCTTCGCGGACGAGCCGACCGGCAACCTCGACTCGCGCGCGGGCCTTGAGGTGCTCGGTTTCCTGCGGGAAGCCGTCGACGAGCTGGGGCAGACCGTGGTCATGGTCACCCATGATCCGGGTGCGGCGGGCCACGCCGACCTGGTCCTCTTCCTCGGGGACGGGCGGATCGTGGACGAGATGGCCCGGCCCACCGCCGACGCGGTGCTGGAGCGCATGAAGAGGTTCGACACGGTCCGCGGGACGGCCGAGACCTCCGAGCCGCCAGGGACATCCGAGGCCTCCGGGACGTCCGGAGCATCCGGGGCGTCCGGGATTCCCGAGGGGGACGCCGACCCCGATCGTAAGAGCGTTCCCGGCCAGGGCATCGCCCCCGACAGGGACTGA
- a CDS encoding SGNH/GDSL hydrolase family protein: MQTNATFTSLVAVGDSFTEGMSDLLPDGTYRGWADLLAARMAAQTPGFRYANLAVRGKLIGQIVAEQVDVAVEMRPDVITLVGGLNDTLRPKVDMARVRGLLEEAVERLAPACKQLVLMRSPGRQGPVMERFRPRMEELFVCIDELASRHGALVVDLYGAQSLGDPRMWDVDRLHLTGEGHRRVAEAVWQALGHAAEDAEWHTPMPPSDPPGWAARRTADVRFARQYLLPWIGRRLTGRSSGDGRLPKRPELLPYDEYKGSVERGRPAGS; the protein is encoded by the coding sequence ATGCAGACGAATGCCACCTTCACCAGCCTTGTCGCCGTCGGCGACTCCTTCACCGAGGGCATGTCGGACCTCCTTCCCGACGGTACGTACCGGGGCTGGGCGGACCTCCTCGCGGCCCGGATGGCCGCGCAGACGCCCGGCTTCCGCTACGCCAACCTCGCGGTGCGCGGCAAGCTCATCGGACAGATCGTCGCCGAGCAGGTGGACGTCGCGGTGGAGATGCGGCCCGACGTGATCACGCTGGTCGGCGGCCTCAACGACACGCTGCGGCCCAAGGTCGACATGGCGCGTGTCCGGGGACTCCTGGAAGAGGCCGTGGAGCGCCTGGCACCGGCATGCAAGCAGCTCGTCCTGATGCGCAGCCCCGGCCGCCAGGGCCCGGTCATGGAGCGGTTCCGCCCCCGCATGGAGGAGCTGTTCGTCTGTATCGACGAGCTCGCGTCCCGGCACGGCGCACTCGTGGTCGACCTCTACGGAGCGCAGTCCCTGGGCGACCCCCGCATGTGGGACGTGGACCGGCTGCATCTGACGGGCGAGGGGCACCGCCGGGTCGCCGAGGCGGTGTGGCAGGCGCTCGGGCACGCGGCCGAGGACGCCGAGTGGCACACCCCGATGCCGCCCTCCGACCCGCCCGGCTGGGCCGCCCGCCGGACCGCCGACGTGCGCTTCGCCCGCCAGTACCTCCTGCCGTGGATCGGCCGCCGGCTGACCGGCCGCTCCTCGGGCGACGGCCGCCTGCCCAAACGACCGGAACTGCTGCCCTACGACGAGTACAAGGGGTCCGTGGAGCGGGGACGCCCGGCGGGGTCCTGA
- a CDS encoding hemolysin family protein, whose protein sequence is MTEVLLLAVAVLLSLACGAFVAAEFSLTTVERSQLERAVERGEVGAAGALRAVKNLTFQLSGAQLGITVTNLVVGMLAESSVAQLIAGPLEAAGVPSSATSSVALVIGTALSTVFLMVVGELVPKNWAISSPLAVAKRVATPQRWFSAVFRPFISHLNNTANRVVRRFGIEPAEELASARGPQELVALARHSAKQGALEADTAELFVRTLNLADLTAENVMTPRVQVISLDVQATCEDVANATRATGLSRFPVHRGNLDSVVGVAHIKDVIRVPADRRARTAVSQVMREPLFVPETLTVERLLDRLSGKRTMAVVIDEYGGTAGVATLEDIVEEVVGEVRDEHDPHETSDLAQAGTDEEGRTLYSADGSVRTDRLARVGLRAPDGPYETLAGLMAAELGRIPVEGDTVEVAGWRLDVVDATGRRAARVLMHAPDAGDTRSEEAGSEGGRGR, encoded by the coding sequence ATGACAGAAGTGCTCCTCCTCGCCGTGGCGGTGCTGCTCTCGCTGGCCTGCGGTGCCTTCGTCGCGGCCGAGTTCTCCCTGACCACGGTCGAGCGCAGCCAGCTCGAACGGGCCGTCGAGCGCGGTGAGGTCGGCGCGGCGGGCGCCCTGAGGGCCGTGAAGAACCTCACCTTCCAGCTCTCCGGCGCTCAGCTCGGCATCACCGTCACCAACCTGGTCGTCGGCATGCTCGCCGAGTCGTCCGTCGCCCAGCTGATCGCCGGGCCCCTCGAAGCGGCCGGGGTGCCCAGCTCGGCGACCTCGTCGGTGGCGCTGGTGATCGGTACGGCCCTGTCGACGGTCTTCCTGATGGTCGTCGGCGAGCTGGTGCCCAAGAACTGGGCGATCTCCTCACCGCTGGCCGTGGCCAAGCGGGTGGCGACGCCGCAGCGCTGGTTCAGCGCGGTGTTCCGCCCGTTCATCTCCCACCTCAACAACACCGCCAACCGTGTCGTACGCCGCTTCGGCATCGAGCCCGCCGAGGAGCTGGCCTCCGCGCGCGGCCCGCAGGAACTGGTGGCCCTGGCCCGGCACTCCGCCAAACAGGGCGCCCTGGAGGCGGACACTGCCGAACTGTTCGTACGCACGCTGAACCTCGCCGACCTCACCGCGGAGAACGTCATGACACCGCGGGTCCAGGTCATCTCCCTGGACGTCCAGGCGACCTGCGAGGACGTGGCGAACGCGACGCGGGCGACCGGCCTGTCCCGCTTCCCCGTCCACCGCGGCAACCTCGACTCGGTCGTCGGGGTCGCGCACATCAAGGACGTCATCAGGGTGCCCGCCGACCGCAGGGCCCGTACGGCCGTGTCGCAGGTGATGCGCGAGCCCCTGTTCGTACCGGAGACGCTGACCGTCGAACGGCTGCTCGACCGGCTGTCCGGCAAGCGCACGATGGCCGTGGTCATCGACGAGTACGGCGGCACCGCGGGGGTCGCCACCCTGGAGGACATCGTCGAGGAGGTCGTCGGCGAGGTGCGCGACGAGCACGACCCGCACGAGACGTCCGACCTGGCGCAGGCCGGCACGGACGAGGAGGGCCGCACGCTGTACTCGGCCGACGGGTCCGTCCGCACCGACCGGCTCGCCCGCGTCGGACTGCGGGCGCCCGACGGGCCGTACGAGACGCTCGCGGGCCTGATGGCGGCGGAGCTGGGGCGCATCCCCGTCGAGGGGGACACGGTCGAGGTCGCCGGGTGGCGTCTTGACGTGGTGGACGCGACGGGGCGGCGGGCCGCGCGGGTGCTGATGCACGCGCCGGACGCCGGGGACACCCGCTCCGAAGAGGCCGGATCCGAAGGAGGGCGGGGACGATGA